A single region of the Lycium barbarum isolate Lr01 chromosome 2, ASM1917538v2, whole genome shotgun sequence genome encodes:
- the LOC132623314 gene encoding probable carbohydrate esterase At4g34215: MSKHKSDEIILVLTFLLLVSNLCWLMSPKRVKECNTTNSSKKNVQIFLLAGQSNMSGRGGISRKIVRGNVTDIWDGFVPQECKPNRKIIRFNADQKWEEAHEPLNYGMDCFERCGVGPGMAFANEVLKRDSNFGVIGLVPCARGGTGLYRWIRGSYAYDDLIKRAKFALKDGGTIRGLLWYHGEGDTRTINGSSSYKAKFEKFVHDLRIDLNSPNLPILLAVLPYPKKPFEGPYIEVVRAAQLGINISNVIKFDAEGLEIGSDGIHLTTPAQVQLGHMYANAFLSLKNFTSSTFSFYKFFPSNIFS; this comes from the exons ATGTCGAAGCACAAAAGTGATGAAATTATTTTGGTCTTAACATTTCTTTTACTTGTCTCAAACTTATGTTGGTTGATGAGTCCAAAGAGAGTGAAGGAATGTAACACTACTAATAGTAGCAAGAAGAATGTACAAATTTTCCTGTTAGCAGGACAGAGCAACATGTCAGGACGTGGCGGAATAAGTAGAAAAATTGTTAGAGGAAACGTTACAGATATCTGGGATGGTTTCGTGCCTCAAGAATGTAAACCAAATCGAAAAATTATACGATTTAATGCAGATCAAAAATGGGAAGAAGCACATGAGCCTCTAAATTATGGGATGGATTGTTTTGAACGTTGTGGAGTTGGCCCTGGAATGGCATTTGCTAATGAAGTTCTTAAAAGAGACTCAAATTTTGGGGTCATTGGTTTAGTACCTTGTGCTAGAGGAGGGACTGGTTTGTATAGATGGATTCGTGGATCTTATGCTTATGATGACTTAATTAAAAGAGCAAAATTTGCTTTAAAAGATGGAGGAACTATCAGGGGGTTACTTTGGTATCATGGTGAGGGAGATACAAGAACAATTAATGGATCAAGTTCGTACAAGGCCAAATTTGAGAAATTTGTTCATGACTTGCGTATTGATTTGAATTCTCCTAACCTCCCCATTTTGCTG GCAGTCCTACCATACCCGAAAAAGCCATTTGAAGGGCCATATATAGAAGTGGTGAGAGCAGCTCAATTGGGAATTAACATCTCAAATGTGATAAAGTTCGATGCTGAGGGACTAGAAATTGGGTCAGATGGCATTCATCTCACTACACCAGCACAAGTTCAACTTGGTCATATGTATGCTAATGCTTTTTTGAGCCTAAAGAATTTCACATCTTCAACTTTTAGTTTCTACAAGTTTTTCCCTTCTAATATATTCTCTTAG